One region of Halomicrobium sp. LC1Hm genomic DNA includes:
- a CDS encoding class I SAM-dependent methyltransferase family protein, which translates to MSADDRLAVVVARDRTQTVIDRLRELDAYDDDRTVQPWDDDSVAVPVTSVPADLAVRDVVKQVGEPRLRDLDDYLRERGWTDAEIDRAPASWAVVGSVVLVDIGDAPRPEEVGEALLQLHGEADTVLARGPITGEHREPAVEVVAGTGDTETVHREHGTAYALDLAEVMFSPGNKAERSHMGEVVREAHEGRSESGASTSASGAIESGERERVLDMFAGIGYFTLPMARAGATVTAVERNPASFRYLIENVQLNEVADRVQPYRADCRDVTPDLAADPVDRIVMGYYEAHEYLDAALPALAPGGVVHMHEATPDGLVFERPIERIEAAAADAGRGVEILDTRRVKSYSEGVAHVVVDARIE; encoded by the coding sequence ATGAGCGCAGACGATCGACTGGCCGTCGTCGTCGCCCGCGACCGGACCCAGACGGTCATCGACCGGCTCCGGGAACTGGACGCCTACGACGACGACCGGACGGTCCAGCCGTGGGACGACGACAGCGTCGCCGTCCCAGTCACAAGCGTCCCCGCCGATCTCGCCGTTCGAGACGTGGTCAAGCAGGTCGGCGAGCCGAGGCTCCGAGACCTGGACGACTACCTCCGGGAACGGGGGTGGACCGACGCGGAGATCGATCGGGCACCCGCGTCCTGGGCCGTCGTCGGCAGCGTCGTCCTCGTGGACATCGGCGACGCGCCACGGCCCGAGGAGGTCGGTGAGGCACTCTTACAGCTCCACGGCGAGGCCGACACCGTCCTCGCGCGGGGGCCGATCACCGGCGAACACCGCGAACCCGCGGTCGAGGTCGTCGCCGGCACCGGCGACACCGAGACCGTCCACCGCGAGCACGGGACCGCCTACGCGCTGGATCTCGCCGAGGTGATGTTCTCGCCGGGCAACAAAGCCGAGCGGAGCCACATGGGCGAGGTCGTCCGCGAGGCCCACGAGGGACGGAGCGAGTCGGGAGCCTCGACGAGCGCGAGCGGTGCAATCGAAAGCGGCGAGCGCGAGCGGGTACTCGACATGTTCGCCGGCATCGGCTACTTCACGCTCCCGATGGCCCGCGCCGGGGCGACGGTCACTGCCGTCGAGCGCAACCCCGCTTCCTTCCGGTACCTGATCGAGAACGTCCAGCTCAACGAGGTCGCCGACCGGGTCCAGCCCTACCGGGCCGACTGCCGGGACGTGACTCCCGATCTCGCCGCCGACCCGGTCGACCGGATCGTGATGGGCTACTACGAGGCCCACGAGTATCTCGACGCCGCACTGCCGGCGCTGGCTCCCGGCGGCGTCGTCCACATGCACGAGGCGACGCCCGACGGGCTGGTCTTCGAGCGCCCGATCGAGCGCATCGAGGCCGCGGCCGCCGACGCGGGCCGGGGCGTCGAGATCCTCGACACCCGCCGAGTCAAGAGCTACAGCGAGGGCGTCGCACACGTCGTCGTCGACGCCCGGATCGAGTGA